From a region of the Solanum stenotomum isolate F172 chromosome 2, ASM1918654v1, whole genome shotgun sequence genome:
- the LOC125854976 gene encoding protein CPR-5 isoform X2: MLKPLHFPSACLLLQFLLRFWKEKMLPEKRYLWITSQRCVDLMVLLSFFTQICTLAVRESLANVFGDQFEPFVRNFEKSFHSTLMTLRLISESSMNSGVQQHNCAARISVSERSVPFFPNRAENVTCDPDFGEFQLKSFQQNSSDNELSNQEERSDGTCRESIGRQLTLYDRQVRQQLASASSSMISSNSEISQSVHRTLERSLTEQARSNDLKTFEIGLTMRKLQLKERQLALSSDANLLERVKLSFGFSKTSFKTEKFKNQVEDSKHAELLKTCIDCLVAGLFIMLACLGYGTYVFSHKRITEATASCTPSMEHKSWWMPQSMSSINSGLQLLRCQVQVLSRMLFGALLILAIAYLLLQRSATSNQTMPVTFILLLLGVGCGFAGKFCIDTLGGSGYRWLIYWETLCLLHFFSNVCISTLFLILNGPVTVSEKSMRDRTFPYWMRRSVFYTTVLLILPLLCGLMPFAGPGEWKDHFSSLVLDAFITPVEF, from the exons ATGTTGAAGCCCTTGCACTTCCCCTCGGCATGTCTATTGCTGCAGTTCTTGCTCag GTTTTGGAAAGAAAAGATGCTGCCGGAGAAAAGATATCTGTGGATCACCTCTCAGAG ATGTGTAGATCTCATGGttttattgtcatttttcaCACAGATTTGTACTTTGGCTGTTCGAGAGTCTTTAGCCAAT GTATTCGGTGACCAGTTTGAGCCTTTCGTGAGGAACTTTGAGAAATCGTTTCATAGTACCTTGATGACTCTCAGATTAATCAGTGAATCCTCAATGAACAGTGGAGTACAGCAACATAATTGTGCAGCAAGGATTTCTGTCTCTGAAAGATCTGTGCCTTTTTTTCCTAACAGAGCAGAAAATGTTACATGTGATCCTGACTTCGGTGAGTTTCAATTGAAGTCATTTCAGCAGAATAGCTCAGATAATGAACTGAGCAATCAAGAAGAGAGAAGTGACGGCACATGTCGTGAATCAATAGGTCGGCAGCTTACCCTCTATGATAGGCAAGTAAGGCAGCAGTTGGCTTCTGCTTCTTCAAGCATGATTTCATCCAATTCAGAGATTAGCCAATCTGTGCATAGGACTTTGGAAAGATCTCTCACAGAACAAGCTAGGTCGAATGACCTCAAGACATTTGAGATTGGTCTTACAATGAGGAAGTTGCAACTTAAAGAAAGGCAGCTGGCTCTCAGTTCTGATGCGAACCTTTTGGAAAGGGTCAAACTATCATTTGGTTTCTCTAAGACGTCCTTCAAAACTGAAAAGTTCAAAAATCAAGTAGAAGACTCAAAACATGCTGAGCTACTTAAAACATGTATAGACTGCCTTGTTGCTGGTTTATTTATCATGCTGGCATGTCTTGGATATGGAACTTATGTTTTCTCTCACAAAAGAATTACCGAAGCTACAGCATCCTGCACACCTTCCATG GAACACAAGTCTTGGTGGATGCCCCAATCAATGTCATCCATCAATTCAGGACTGCAACTCTTACGGTGTCAGGTTCAAGTTCTCAGTCGCATGCTATTTGGTGCTTTGCTGATATTGGCTATAGCCTATTTACTTCTCCAGCGCTCTGCAACTTCAAATCAGACTATGCCAGTTACTTTCATTCTGTTGCTGTTGGGAGTTGGCTGCGGTTTTGCAGGGAAGTTTTGTATTGACACCTTGGGGGGCAGCGGATATCGTTGGTTAATTTATTGGGAGACTTTGTGCTTGCTACATTTCTTTTCGAATGTCTGTATCTCGACTTTGTTCCTGATCCTTAATGGGCCTGTCACAGTGTCAGAAAAGAGCATGAGGGATAGAACCTTTCCATACTGGATGAGGAGATCTGTGTTTTATACCACAGTACTTCTTATTCTCCCCTTGCTATGTGGTCTGATGCCTTTTGCTGGCCCCGGTGAATGGAAAGATCACTTCTCTTCACTTGTCCTGGATGCTTTTATTACTCCAGTTGAATTCTGA
- the LOC125854976 gene encoding protein CPR-5 isoform X1, whose product MDHPPLSQPVDPPPETAGDPMASEILPESSNSGVMKKKKTKKKKKNKACVTDPFDPHSSAASYSSSSCSATSFPPSTQRGIRVSTGRRNPRVIISSGRQKSDNVEALALPLGMSIAAVLAQVLERKDAAGEKISVDHLSEICTLAVRESLANVFGDQFEPFVRNFEKSFHSTLMTLRLISESSMNSGVQQHNCAARISVSERSVPFFPNRAENVTCDPDFGEFQLKSFQQNSSDNELSNQEERSDGTCRESIGRQLTLYDRQVRQQLASASSSMISSNSEISQSVHRTLERSLTEQARSNDLKTFEIGLTMRKLQLKERQLALSSDANLLERVKLSFGFSKTSFKTEKFKNQVEDSKHAELLKTCIDCLVAGLFIMLACLGYGTYVFSHKRITEATASCTPSMEHKSWWMPQSMSSINSGLQLLRCQVQVLSRMLFGALLILAIAYLLLQRSATSNQTMPVTFILLLLGVGCGFAGKFCIDTLGGSGYRWLIYWETLCLLHFFSNVCISTLFLILNGPVTVSEKSMRDRTFPYWMRRSVFYTTVLLILPLLCGLMPFAGPGEWKDHFSSLVLDAFITPVEF is encoded by the exons ATGGATCACCCGCCTCTATCTCAACCCGTCGATCCGCCGCCGGAGACCGCCGGCGACCCCATGGCTTCCGAAATTCTACCGGAATCTTCAAATTCCGGCgttatgaagaagaagaagacgaagaaaaaaaagaagaataaagcATGCGTCACGGACCCTTTTGACCCTCATTCTTCCGCTGCCTCTTATTCATCATCATCTTGTTCTGCGACGTCGTTTCCACCTTCTACTCAAAGGGGTATTAGGGTTTCTACCGGTCGTCGGAACCCTAGAGTCATCATTAGCTCCGGTAGACAGAAAAGCGACAATGTTGAAGCCCTTGCACTTCCCCTCGGCATGTCTATTGCTGCAGTTCTTGCTCag GTTTTGGAAAGAAAAGATGCTGCCGGAGAAAAGATATCTGTGGATCACCTCTCAGAG ATTTGTACTTTGGCTGTTCGAGAGTCTTTAGCCAAT GTATTCGGTGACCAGTTTGAGCCTTTCGTGAGGAACTTTGAGAAATCGTTTCATAGTACCTTGATGACTCTCAGATTAATCAGTGAATCCTCAATGAACAGTGGAGTACAGCAACATAATTGTGCAGCAAGGATTTCTGTCTCTGAAAGATCTGTGCCTTTTTTTCCTAACAGAGCAGAAAATGTTACATGTGATCCTGACTTCGGTGAGTTTCAATTGAAGTCATTTCAGCAGAATAGCTCAGATAATGAACTGAGCAATCAAGAAGAGAGAAGTGACGGCACATGTCGTGAATCAATAGGTCGGCAGCTTACCCTCTATGATAGGCAAGTAAGGCAGCAGTTGGCTTCTGCTTCTTCAAGCATGATTTCATCCAATTCAGAGATTAGCCAATCTGTGCATAGGACTTTGGAAAGATCTCTCACAGAACAAGCTAGGTCGAATGACCTCAAGACATTTGAGATTGGTCTTACAATGAGGAAGTTGCAACTTAAAGAAAGGCAGCTGGCTCTCAGTTCTGATGCGAACCTTTTGGAAAGGGTCAAACTATCATTTGGTTTCTCTAAGACGTCCTTCAAAACTGAAAAGTTCAAAAATCAAGTAGAAGACTCAAAACATGCTGAGCTACTTAAAACATGTATAGACTGCCTTGTTGCTGGTTTATTTATCATGCTGGCATGTCTTGGATATGGAACTTATGTTTTCTCTCACAAAAGAATTACCGAAGCTACAGCATCCTGCACACCTTCCATG GAACACAAGTCTTGGTGGATGCCCCAATCAATGTCATCCATCAATTCAGGACTGCAACTCTTACGGTGTCAGGTTCAAGTTCTCAGTCGCATGCTATTTGGTGCTTTGCTGATATTGGCTATAGCCTATTTACTTCTCCAGCGCTCTGCAACTTCAAATCAGACTATGCCAGTTACTTTCATTCTGTTGCTGTTGGGAGTTGGCTGCGGTTTTGCAGGGAAGTTTTGTATTGACACCTTGGGGGGCAGCGGATATCGTTGGTTAATTTATTGGGAGACTTTGTGCTTGCTACATTTCTTTTCGAATGTCTGTATCTCGACTTTGTTCCTGATCCTTAATGGGCCTGTCACAGTGTCAGAAAAGAGCATGAGGGATAGAACCTTTCCATACTGGATGAGGAGATCTGTGTTTTATACCACAGTACTTCTTATTCTCCCCTTGCTATGTGGTCTGATGCCTTTTGCTGGCCCCGGTGAATGGAAAGATCACTTCTCTTCACTTGTCCTGGATGCTTTTATTACTCCAGTTGAATTCTGA
- the LOC125855616 gene encoding protein HEAT INTOLERANT 4-like, with translation MRKGTKRKAKEVVGKGKAKVEEETPTTEELAKNNGKVVVKRQAKRAKIVKPETETEYFPDRRNLEDLWQEVFPVGTEWDQIDMVYQYKWNFSNLEDAFEEDGELHGQKVYLFGCTEPQLVFFQGQSKVTCIPVVVAVVSPFPPSDKIGINSVQREAEEILPMKQMKMDWVPYIPLEKRESQVERLKSQIFILRCTQRRAGLRHLKLERVKKFEYCLPYFYQPFAEDEFEQSTIVQILFPSEPPVFCEFDWEFDEPEEMADKLIESEELPADKKDEFMEFVKEKVKEGKRSNREAREARKKAIQEMSEEAKAAFQSMKFYKYYPVTSPDTPDVSQVKSPFINRYYGKAHKVF, from the exons ATGAGGAAAGGAACAAAGCGAAAGGCTAAGGAAGTAGTAGGAAAAGGCAAGGCGAAAGTGGAGGAGGAAACGCCAACCACCGAAGAACTAGCCAAGAACAATGGCAAAGTTGTTGTTAAGCGACAAGCTAAACGAGCTAAGATTGTTAAACCTGAGACCGAAACTGAGTACTTCCCTGATAGGCGTAATTTG GAAGATCTGTGGCAAGAGGTTTTTCCTGTTGGCACAGAG TGGGATCAGATTGACATGGTTTATCAATACAAATGGAATTTCTCAAATCTTGAA GATGCATTTGAAGAAGATGGAGAATTGCATGGACAGAAAGTCTACCTTTTTGGTTGTACAGAAC CACAATTGGTTTTTTTCCAGGGACAATCAAAAGTCACGTGTATACCTGTTGTGGTTGCT GTTGTATCTCCTTTTCCACCTTCTGATAAGATTGGAATAAACTCTGTACAAAGGGAAGCTGAAGAGATACTGCCAATGAAACAGATGAAAATGGACTGGGTTCCGTACATTCCTTTGGAAAAACG GGAATCTCAAGTTGAAAGACTCAAATCCCAAATTTTTATTCTGAGGTGCACTCAGAGAAG GGCTGGTTTAAGACACTTGAAGTTGGAGCGAGTTAAGAAGTTTGAGTATTGCTTACCTT ATTTCTATCAGCCATTTGCAGAAGATGAATTTGAACAGAGCACCATTGTGCAGATCTTGTTCCCATCAGAACCGCCT GTGTTTTGCGAGTTTGATTGGGAATTTGATGAGCCAGAG GAAATGGCAGACAAATTAATCGAGTCAGAGGAGTTGCCGGCAGataaaaaagatgaatttatg GAATTTGTAAAGGAGAAGGTTAAAGAAGGAAAGAGGAGCAACCGAGAG GCGAGAGAAGCCAGGAAAAAAGCTATACAGGAGATGAGTGAAGAAGCGAAGGCTGCATTTCAGAGTATGAAGTTTTACAAATATTATCCTGTGACCTCACCTGATACTCCTGATGTATCTCAGGTCAAG TCCCCATTCATAAACAGATACTATGGAAAGGCTCACAAAGTTTTCTGA